Within the Zea mays cultivar B73 chromosome 10, Zm-B73-REFERENCE-NAM-5.0, whole genome shotgun sequence genome, the region CAATGTTGTTTGAAATTCTAGTTGGTTTCGACGCATTCCCCAGCAAAATGTCATGAGGAGGACGCTGATTTGCAGGTTTTGAGCAGAAATTGTCTTTCCAAAATTCATTTCCTGCTATTGCTCGTGCAGGTCCTATGGTGTATGGATGTGTGTACTGCGCGTGCTCTTACAATAACACTCTTGCGACTCTCAAATTCGCAGGTCTGCGTTACCCACATCTTCTTTCTTTATCTGCTTGTTGAAACCGATTTACTTGATTGTTGTGTTATTCGTGATGCACAGGCCAATACTCTCAGAGTAGTTTTAGTTCTACAGAGTACAGGCATGTACATGTAATTTAGTTTCAATTGTATACTAAATGATTATGTATTTATGTGACGGAGCCTGCGTTGGATAGATAAATCATCAGCTAGCTTCGAAGTTATAACAGATAACCTTTGATGCGATGATTTGCGATCTTTTTCAATCTGTGTTCATTCTTTAAGTAGATGCTGGCAGTAATTAAGCACTTTGGTTGATTTGGCATGATAGAAGCTAGTGTATATTTTAAAGGGTTGATGCATATGTTTATGAACTTCTGAAATTGTGAAGGACAAGCATGGGCACTGGCAGTAAGTAGGAACATTGAATATGTCTTGGCACATCATGATTTTCTCTTCTTTTCCTGACCAAAGGCTGGAGCTTTGTGTGACCAGTTGCAATCCTTCTCTTGTTTTCCTTGTTTGCAAATATTCTCTTCTCTAATCCCTTTTAGTGATCTCATGAGTTTAGGTGCTTCCATGTACATTAACCTTGTAGGCTTGTAGCAAACTATTAACCCTTATTTTTCAAGTTTTGTTAAGCCCGTCAACTTCTGACATCTTAGAGTTGAGTGTTGACACGTTTCCTGTTTATCTATGGCATATTTACATTTGCATGAATTTAATCGTTGGAGTGATAAATCTTAAATCTGTCCCTGTCCTGGTATAATTATGCTTACTATCTTGTGATGTTCCGGCAGCAGAGTCGGTTGGACATTGTTTCGGGCTACAGAAGAGTTCAATAGTAATTTTGCTACTAACACATAGACAAATAGCATAGCCTATTGATCTTGTCTTCTCGAACAGATTCAAAGACGTTGAAGGAAGAACAAAGAGAGGAGCTATTTGAAAGTTTAAAGGCCAATAGCTCTATTGGGTGGGAAGTGGATGTCATATGCCCAAAGGATCTATCTGCTAAAATGTTAAAAAGGTATGTCTGGCCTTTTTACTTATTGAAATTTGAACTTGGTCTTGTTATCTCAATTGACAGTTCCATTGTTTCAGGTCGAAAGTTAATCTGAATGAaatatcacataactctgccatgGGTCTTGTTAGAAAAGTTCTTGACATGGGAGTTCTACTGGCAGAAGTAAGAGCATATATTCTTGAGTTCAAAAGGATTTCTTGTTTGGCTGTCCTTATAAGGTTATTCACCACATTTGTTTAGTAACTATGTTCCTCCTTAAAAAGGTATATGTAGATACAGTGGGAGATCCTGAAAAGTACAGAACCAAGCTGACAGAAAAGTTTCCAGGGGTCAAATTTGTGGTTGCCAAAAAAGCTGATAGCCTTTACCCTGTTGTTAGTGGAGCAAGTATAGCTGCAAAGGTAATTTCTCGAGTCAAATTTCTTTGTGTCGGTCCTTTCTTATAGGCTTGCATAGTTGTAAAATTGTGATGTGCAACTGCAGGTCACTAGGGACAGAGCGTTGCGAAACTGGGTGTTTGATGAAACAGCTCTGAGTCTGCACATGAGAACTGGATCAGGATATCCAGGAGGTAACTGATTCGGTGATCCCTTGTTGTGAATTATTTTACCAAACTGTGTTCATATGACTGTCTCATTAAAGGGCATCAGTGGTGCAGACCCTGATACTAAGCAATGGTTAGAAGATCACAAGCATCCGGTATTTGGCTTCCCAACTTTGGTTCGTTTCAGTTGGGGAACTTGTAAGCCCTTCTTCAAGGACGCAGTTGATGTTACATGGTGTGCTCAATTTTTTTCAACCTTTGTGTGCCCAATAGTGAACAAATTTTATTACTGTGTTTTGTGAACTGCGAAACATGATTCTGATTGCTAGTATGATTTTGCCACATGGTATGATATGAAGGGAGTCTGATGAAGTTGATGAAGAAGGGACTGACAATGGAGGTGCCAAGCGACAAGTCAAGCTTTCAAGCCTAGGCTTCACTGGTTTCAAAAGGAAAACCGAGGATATCGAATCAAGCGGAAAAGGTCGTTGCAAATTCTTCCAGGCTCGCAAACTTGAGTTGGTCAGGAAGTTTCAGTGATGTGTCCTAATTTGGTAGTACGTACTTATATTTGTGGTAGCTGGAGTGTTTGGTTTAGTTTGTTGTAGAGCCTAATTTGAAACTGGTCTAAATTGGATGTTGAGATTGGAATGGGAAGATAATGATTTTCCCCACATTGCTACTTCTGCCATTTCCTACGTGCCGCAGTAGTTACTGGATGCTACTGCGAGTTTATTTGCTAAACTCGCTTTACTGTTTCTTTGCAATATTGACGGACGTTTATTTGGAGGATATTGTCTTATTGACTATTGAGTCACCAGTACCAGTTTGTGGGTTCGAATTCGAAGACATGCATGACAGATCAGGAGGCTGCAACGCTGCAATCATCACCTGATGAGCGCGCACGTTGCTTCGGAAGCCAATTGCAGAAAGAACACAAGGATTTTTCTATGCCAAAAATCAGGTAACGATCGATATATCTCTGGAAGGATTTTTTATTACAGTTTTTAACTTCCCCATTGACCTTTTCTCTGCCCACGTTGTCGGTGTTTGGATCAAAATGCTAAATTTTAGTGGGTGTTTGAATgcatagagctaatagttagttggctaaaaaaatactagtggaattagctagctaacaaataaatagataactattaactaatttactaaaaatagctaatagttgaactcAACTAATAGTTGAATTATTAGATAGAGTGTTTGGATGTCTCCAACTAATTTTAGCtattaactattagctctagtgcattcaaacatcctAGTCTTTTTCACATTGGACATTTGATGCTAATTAAAAGTGTTAAATTGTAGTTtaattataaaattaattacATAGATAAATACTAAACGACATGATAAACTTATTAAACCTAATTAGTTTGTGGTTTGTCTATGTAAAGCTAGAGTAAACATTTACTAATCGTGTATTAATTATGCTTAACAAATTGTCTCGATGTTTAGTCTTTAgctatgtaattagttttataattagactatatttaatacttgtaATAGACATTTAAACATCAGATGTGACACGGACTAAACTTTAATCTCTATAATCAAACGTCCATTAAACATTGTACAACAATCATACTTTTTACAGTTTACTAGAGTTTATAACACAGCCACAGTTTAACAGTTTACTTAAGTGATGCAACCCCTGTTTATTAAGCCCGTGGCACTCTTCACCAGGTTCTTTTCCCTAGGCGGAAATGACAAAGCACATCCCCATCCCTCACTGCGTTAAGCTGGTTCCATCTCCTATCACAcattctatttcaaatttcaCAATATAAACAATATTATATACATTATAAAATAGTGTTTTACAGAACCATATACACGATCTGCTGGCCATAGTCTAATAACATATATCTACCATCATATTAGCTATTATCAGATCTGTATCTGCCATTATCACTTTTCTCAAACCAACACAAAGCACACATATCCATTTCAAAACTTCACAAGTTGTTCACCAAAACACATGAAATTCAGTTCAACTCATGACATTCATCATGTGTAACAAAAATAAAGCACATGTTCAAATAAAAAGTAGCATATAATTATTCTTATGCTTCGGGACCACCACTTGGATGATTAGAGCTTTGGCCACTGTCACCACCAAGAGGAGTGTACGTGAAAAGGGACTCCACAAAAGCTGTTCTAGCTGGTTCAGTCCCAATACCACCCACATTTGGTGCCTATGTAAGAAGAATGcaaatattcacaagtcgaatacAAAATGTCCAAATCAGATGAATATCTCGAGAGTTACAAAATATACCTGGTCTCTGGGTGCAGATATATGTACGAGGGGTGTTAAGCTGGTGTCCATGCATCCTCGATCCCTACTTAATAGGCAAAAGTCATGTTTTTTTATCTCCTATAGCTACCAAATAACACATGGACATACAATAGGCTAAGTTTTATTATACTTATTAGAATGAGATGGCATACCTAAGCTGGTGTAGCTAGAAACGGGCTCTATTATGCCGGCGGTGGAAACTCTGGGAATGTTATATTTATGTCGTGTTGCTACATTGATGCCTATTAGACAAATGTGTTAATATTGTAGATGTTGTTTCCAATATATGAATTTAGAATTTGTATCAGTTAAACTTACTTGAAACATCGATTGTTGTTGTTGCATGCAAGCCAAGAAGTATTCCCTTTGTTGTCTCATCTCCTCGCGCAATCTCGCCAACTACAAATCCTACTTGATTGACCAACAAGAGACCGAGCTACGGGACGATGAACTCGTCCTCTATAATCTCACCTTAGGCGAGTCAAtcactctatcaaagagtttgtACCTACAAGTGTTTTGAAACGTGTGCTTAGTGCATGAACATGTTAGTAGCAATCATGTAATTCGAAAAGTTAGAGCTAACCGTCCATGTGTTTTGCCCCACCACTAACATGCACGGCTCATGGATCTCACGATGCATGTCGCCAATCGAAGTCGGAGCTATGACATCgaaccatcttcttcccataTATCGTCTATACACTTTTTATAAACATACAAATGCAGAAATTTCGAGTATTTTGGGCTCAGTGGCACGTCGGGAGGAAGAAGATACATAAAGAAAATT harbors:
- the LOC103640768 gene encoding ribonuclease H2 subunit A — translated: MAALVPEWATKEPCLMGIDEAGRGPVLGPMVYGCVYCACSYNNTLATLKFADSKTLKEEQREELFESLKANSSIGWEVDVICPKDLSAKMLKRSKVNLNEISHNSAMGLVRKVLDMGVLLAEVYVDTVGDPEKYRTKLTEKFPGVKFVVAKKADSLYPVVSGASIAAKVTRDRALRNWVFDETALSLHMRTGSGYPGDPDTKQWLEDHKHPVFGFPTLVRFSWGTCKPFFKDAVDVTWESDEVDEEGTDNGGAKRQVKLSSLGFTGFKRKTEDIESSGKGRCKFFQARKLELVRKFQ